GGATGGACACATAAATGCCACTGGATCTCGGAACCTCACCGAATTGGAGGGAACGCTTCTGTCTGGTTTCGTCAGGAATGACACCTTTGTCTTTATACGGATCGACGGAACCTTCCCAGAGATGAAGGTCCGAAGCGTACCGGCCCAATCACTGCCCTATCCACCGTTGACGGAGGTGGTCAAGAAACAGGCAGTGTTCGATTACCAGAACATCACCGGTACGCTGGTCGGCCTGTGGAGCCCAGGTTATGCGGGAACACTGTCGTACTCCGGGTTCCATTTCCATTTCATCAGCGAGGATCGGAGCAAGGGCGGTCATGTGCTCGATTTCGAGACGGGTGGGATCCAAGCCCTGATCGATTACACAGACGGAATAGAAGCCAGATTGAA
Above is a window of Methanomassiliicoccales archaeon DNA encoding:
- the budA gene encoding acetolactate decarboxylase; amino-acid sequence: MRRAFFLLAVIAAALLIVIPSAILLTTSSDQKSDGLYQVGSYDSLLGGDYASISKVTALMDNGDFGIGTFTGLDGEMIVLGGTCYRATVDGNVERANDSATTPFAQVNYFDRDGHINATGSRNLTELEGTLLSGFVRNDTFVFIRIDGTFPEMKVRSVPAQSLPYPPLTEVVKKQAVFDYQNITGTLVGLWSPGYAGTLSYSGFHFHFISEDRSKGGHVLDFETGGIQALIDYTDGIEARLN